A region from the Deltaproteobacteria bacterium genome encodes:
- a CDS encoding carboxymuconolactone decarboxylase family protein, whose translation MANKADLEKGLELRKKLLGKRNAGAASAIGELAPDLEEMINEVVFGRVWTRPGLEPKMRSAITIASLMAMQRLPQLKGHIANGLNMGLSKQEIIEILTHIAFYAGVPTAVNAFQLAKEVFKEEGI comes from the coding sequence ATGGCGAATAAAGCTGATCTCGAAAAAGGACTGGAGTTGCGCAAGAAACTGTTGGGGAAACGCAATGCTGGTGCTGCCAGCGCGATCGGAGAACTCGCGCCTGACCTGGAAGAGATGATCAACGAAGTGGTGTTTGGTCGCGTATGGACCCGTCCTGGACTCGAACCCAAGATGCGCAGCGCAATTACCATTGCCTCGTTGATGGCGATGCAACGGCTGCCACAGTTAAAAGGACACATCGCCAACGGGCTCAATATGGGGTTGAGCAAGCAAGAGATCATCGAGATCCTGACCCACATCGCTTTCTATGCAGGCGTGCCGACAGCAGTGAACGCGTTCCAGCTCGCCAAGGAAGTGTTTAAGGAAGAAGGCATCTAG
- a CDS encoding MFS transporter, with protein sequence MPVRYSIIGLLFLSTIINYADRVNIAVAGADIMRQTGWDKEQFGIILSAFLLGYALFQFPGGRIADRWSARKVLALSCAGFSLFTALTPLGQYGIWPMLLLRFLVGACESISLPALAVFNARWVPRQEYGRAQTVSISGTSIGQMLAYPTTTWIIEAFSWPVVFYFNAALGFLWMALWLWYTTDTPREHPKVGTEERDYIEAHVLPRASQQHQPSFWSIIKTPSVIFLCLTYMLYAFVAWIFILWLPTYLVEGRGLARMEMGKIGMLPTFGGFLGMITGGAISDWLLRRGFGTRVARARFPGISVALAVPFLLLGVNAPSTGLSIVLLTIFYFIFSLAVSGYWTMPRELAPQAVGAVGGVMNTTGNFAGLFGPTIAGFIIQETGSWIMLFYVAAGVALVSSVVFTFFVRTEPIHILGMEIPDESQDTAASGFGH encoded by the coding sequence ATGCCCGTTCGCTACAGCATTATTGGCCTGCTTTTTTTGAGTACGATCATTAACTATGCCGACCGCGTGAACATCGCGGTGGCGGGCGCAGATATTATGCGCCAGACAGGGTGGGATAAAGAGCAGTTTGGTATCATTCTTTCCGCTTTCCTGCTTGGCTATGCGCTGTTCCAATTTCCAGGGGGCCGAATTGCTGATCGCTGGAGTGCACGAAAAGTGTTGGCACTGTCGTGCGCTGGGTTTTCCCTTTTTACTGCCTTGACCCCGCTTGGGCAGTACGGAATTTGGCCAATGCTCTTGCTCCGTTTCCTGGTTGGTGCGTGTGAGTCCATCAGTTTACCGGCCCTCGCGGTGTTCAACGCGCGTTGGGTCCCACGACAGGAATACGGGCGAGCACAGACAGTGAGCATTTCTGGCACCTCGATCGGGCAGATGCTTGCCTATCCCACCACAACCTGGATCATCGAAGCGTTTTCTTGGCCAGTGGTATTTTACTTCAATGCCGCGCTTGGGTTTCTGTGGATGGCGTTGTGGCTCTGGTACACCACCGACACTCCCCGCGAACATCCAAAGGTGGGTACAGAAGAGCGGGATTACATTGAAGCCCACGTGCTTCCACGCGCTTCGCAACAACACCAGCCCTCCTTCTGGTCGATAATCAAGACACCGTCAGTGATCTTTCTGTGCCTGACCTATATGCTGTACGCGTTTGTGGCGTGGATCTTCATTTTATGGTTGCCCACCTATCTCGTTGAAGGCCGTGGATTAGCACGGATGGAGATGGGCAAGATCGGGATGCTCCCCACATTCGGAGGCTTCCTTGGCATGATTACGGGAGGAGCGATTTCAGATTGGCTGTTGCGTCGGGGATTCGGGACGCGCGTTGCCCGTGCGCGGTTTCCGGGCATCAGTGTCGCGTTGGCAGTGCCGTTCCTCTTACTGGGGGTGAACGCGCCATCGACCGGGCTCTCGATCGTGCTCTTAACGATTTTTTATTTCATCTTCTCACTCGCAGTGTCTGGCTATTGGACTATGCCGCGGGAACTTGCGCCGCAAGCTGTTGGGGCAGTCGGCGGTGTGATGAACACCACGGGTAACTTCGCCGGGCTCTTTGGCCCGACAATCGCGGGGTTCATCATTCAGGAGACAGGGAGTTGGATCATGTTGTTTTATGTGGCGGCTGGGGTGGCGCTGGTGAGCAGTGTGGTGTTTACGTTCTTCGTGCGGACAGAGCCGATTCATATCCTTGGGATGGAGATACCCGACGAGAGTCAAGACACCGCAGCCTCCGGCTTTGGGCACTGA